One Gossypium arboreum isolate Shixiya-1 chromosome 13, ASM2569848v2, whole genome shotgun sequence genomic window, ACAACTTGCAATAGATGGGGAACCTGGGAGAGGAATATTGAGGTTACAAAAGAAAAAGCATTAAACAAATAGGTTTGTAAGTAGAGTAACAAGAACTATGTTGCTTTGGTTCTTTGCTTTCTTGGAGTATTCGTGTTGGACATCCAAGTAAAACACAGATAAAAACATAGTATAAAAATAGACTTTTAAAGATAtttcaaatatatgaaaaaagttcaaaaaataaaattagaacaCATTTGAGTTGGACACGAATGTCCGACACTAGTATGTAACTCCCAAGTGACATAAAACAAGGAATGcaaaagaaaaattgaaagaCAGATTTCATACCCTTAACACCGCTGGTATGTATAAGCATCCACTTGGGGAATTTACAGTCTGATCATAATATTCTAGAACATCAGCCtggattaaaaaaagaaaagaggcaGCAATGCAAAGGAACTTAAATGTTGGTAACAATGTAAGGTCTCATCTGAGCCAACGCATACATCAAAGAGACAAAACAAGATGATCAAAAGGTATTACTTCATAAGTGATTGATCAAGAAACTGGTAAGAAGGTAAAATTACCTATATTACTTAGACTCGGATGTATGCAGGATATGGATgtgtttgaaatgtgtttttttttttctatgtttttcataTATTTGCAATAGATTAATCCAAACACATTTTAGGttcatacatatttttttaattttaaaaaatatttatattattttaatttaatatttaataattattttaatttattaaaaatttatatagtcatattaacattattttaatgtttacattaaagtagtattatatatttagtataggtttatattaagttataaattacataatttataaagataacataatataaattattGTAAACTTAAAACTGGTTGGGTCGGGTGGAGCTCGAACCTTAAATGTTTAAACCCGAACTCAACTCATATTTTAAACAGAcctaatatttttatccaaactctCTCAAATTTCAGACAGATTTTTAGACCTAGACGTATAGTCCAACTTTTGAACAAATCTAGCTATAACACTTCGATAAATCTCTGAATACATAAAACCGCtaaagattttaaataatataagaaTTATCTAAAATCTAAATTAACCTGACACCATACATTTCAAAACACTAGTGCTCCCATACAACGACATGGTAAAAAGAAGGACTCCATAATCAAGGATTATGGTTAAAATTTTGGATAATTTTCAGTTTTCTAGATTTGATTTTTCCTCAACCTTGGTAAACAACTTCAGAAGTTGCATTCAAATATCTAAAATCGAAGGTGAGAATCCACACTTATCCAACCTTTTCCATGAACTCCAAACATATAGCTCGCCTCCAGCACACAACATTGACTGGCCTGGCATTGAGTGACACTAGTCAGATCTTATCCAAATTTATCAAGGAGAACTCATATTTCgcattgaaaaaaaataaaagaaaaagaaaaaaatgctgATAATGATGATTAGAGAAAAATTGAATATTGTCAAATAAGAAAACGAGTACATGGTTTGGTTATGGTTCATAATATTGAAAGAATCAAACAAGAATATCGTATTGTATTTGTATTGCAAACATACATATCCAGTTGAGATACCCATAGTTCAAATGATTCTAAACAAACACCCAATTGAAATAACAAAAGAaaggataaaaataaaacaaggaAAGATGGGTAAATTAAGaagtttttcatatatatatttgaccTGTAAGAGATATCCAAAACAAGACCTCTGAAAGAAGCCAAATCATCAGTCTCAAACTCACTATCATAGTCCTCTTCATCACAAGTTCCTTCATCATTCACATTCAGACTTGCCTTTGCATAAAATTGGCTGCCTTTCTTCATACTAGAAGAAGAAAAGTAGAGCCTCCCAGTAGTACTTTTATGAACTCGAAGGGATTTTAGCTTACCAGAAGCACCAAAAACATTGCTAATAAGATTGTAATGAAAAGGGTCTTTGGGTTCCACACCATCCCCCTGAAAGAGCAGCTTCAAACGCCCTTGTGGTGTGAATTGAGTCATTAATTCAACCCAAGATTTCGTTTTAGCTCTCGACGAAATCTGCTTTATGGTAAGTTTAATGTAGTTGCTTTTGGTGGTGTTTCAGTATTGCGAAttacaaagagagaaaagaaagcaaGGAACCGTGTTTGTTTCTTGGAAGAAAGAAAAGGCTGATTTTCATGGAAACAAACCGTTGCCACAAAAATAATTCGGCATGTGCTCCCGCTTCGCAGCCAATATCTTCTTCATAATCAGTTTAAATGACAATTTTaccctcttttccttccatttcATTCCATTTCATTATATGCagaagaaataaatataaaaagtatATGTCAACTTTCATTTTACCCgattttattatattatcaaatcaattttattttacaagaataattatattaatttaatataaaaataaataaataaatttatttatttaaatatgtataattaaataaaatcaaaattttatatatacatattaattataatataaattttatat contains:
- the LOC108478848 gene encoding uncharacterized protein LOC108478848 — its product is MTQFTPQGRLKLLFQGDGVEPKDPFHYNLISNVFGASGKLKSLRVHKSTTGRLYFSSSSMKKGSQFYAKASLNVNDEGTCDEEDYDSEFETDDLASFRGLVLDISYRPVNVVCWRRAICLEFMEKADVLEYYDQTVNSPSGCLYIPAVLRVPHLLQVVKRRRIRSNLSRKNVLFRDNFTCQYCSARDDLTIDHVLPVARGGEWKWENLVTACAKCNSKKGQKTLVEANMKLIKVPKAPKDYDILAIPLTSSAMRMLRKRNGTPEEWRQYLFPTTDP